The Catharus ustulatus isolate bCatUst1 chromosome 15, bCatUst1.pri.v2, whole genome shotgun sequence genome has a window encoding:
- the FAM193B gene encoding protein FAM193B has translation MTRRRNKAATAATAAAAAAGGSGPRRDRMAGPDVGPPPPPPPPEPPAPPEVAAAAGSGGESGRGSAQVLPTANQSVQTCCLLCHRERKDWGGPSHNGLVSPGERLPPDFVPTLVQNLLGEMPLWICQSCRKSVEEEERRAVQEQALAVSLSHTSCKSQSCGGGSHSSSSSSSSSSSSCHGNSGDWDPSSFLSAHKLSGLWNSQHTNGTAQGSPLGTPPAALGDKHLALSPECASQVSAMAPGLKACPYSHTASATSSNVTPGSPLPTSLDFCKTLPKQFKSLCRRATPPGETFHSSEHHQHSDLTAPPNSPTGLPSQPPALIPSKQPPPHPGPFSSPPHIPLGTSSQAALFPAPSAQAAAPKPVSESPPASAASHSPGPCKSPHLPPANVPLLKMPPPLSGCAHPCNGHCSTSLIPPPASHQLPSTNRDPSCKGHKFPNGTSCHPPQPCEADEGLGEDEDSSSERSSCTSSSTNQKDGKFCDCCYCEFFGHNAPPAAPTSRNYAEIREKLRSRLTKRKEELPQKLGHNSSSGEPAVDHRNVDELLDYINSTEPKPLNSAKAAKRARHKQKKKEKEKAQLEAEAQKRAERAPAASQAREPAEEKLLEWPELELERVNSFLSSRLQEIKNTIKDSIRASFSVYDLNLDVNDFPKKAAVLEQKNLLSNLNGSSDLQDIDLALAPLSLGPAKSHTLLRGELGPRWGEGPGEPPPAPPAENGVVKRLSAVPSLSRVIWVQSKAADSAADGNGLSPEPKEGPQPKGPEPPESLPAGSRQRKNKRQNGQTKKGEGSTPVPSSQARLESPGVKGQVLGTKHPSKASAPEPQRASSCAEPGDSGKGQPWGCSSTARVEKERTSEWKGRRGEGKAELPELAPQQPPALATHLALGGSPQPKGKNRKSRNKVEKSNTSIDDVFLPKDLDGAEMDETDREVEYFKRFCLDSAKQTRQKVAVNWTNFTLKKTTSSAAQ, from the exons gcggcggcggcgggcagcgGCGGGGAGTCGGGCAGAGGCAGCGCGCAG GTGCTGCCCACCGCCAACCAGTCCGTGCAGACGTGCTGTCTGCTCTGTCACCGGGAGCGCAAGGACTGGGGAGGGCCGTCCCATAATGGGCTGGTTTCCCCGGGTGAGAGGCTGCCACCAGACTTCGTGCCAACACTCGTGCAGAACCTCCTGGGAGAAATGCCACTGTGGATCTGCCAGAGCTGCCGGAAGAGCGTGGAGGAGGAAGAGCGACGGGCGGTGCAGGAGCAGGCCCTGGCG GTCTCGTTATCCCACACATCCTGCAAGTCGCAGTCTTGTGGGGGTGGTTCAcactcctcttcctcctcctcctcgtctTCTTCCTCCTCGTGCCACGGGAACTCAGGGGACTGGGACCCCAGCTCATTTTTGTCTGCTCACAAGCTCTCGGGCCTCTGGAACTCGCAGCACACCAATGGGACCGCGCAGGGCAGCCCTCTTGGGACCCCCCCAGCTGCACTAG GCGACAAGCACCTCGCTCTGTCTCCGGAGTGCGCCAGCCAGGTGTCGGCCATGGCGCCGGGGCTGAAGGCCTGTCCCTACAGCCACACGGCCTCTGCCACCTCCAGCAACGTCACACCGGGCTCGCCTCTGCCTACCTCACTCGACTTCTGCAAGACACTGCCGAAGCAGTTCAAAAGCTTGTGCCGGAGGGCTACCCCACCAG GTGAGACCTTCCACTCCTCAGAGCATCATCAGCACTCCGACCTCACTGCTCCTCCCAACAGTCCCACCGgcctcccctcccagccaccGGCGCTGATCCCCTCCAAGCAGCCACCTCCCCATCCAGGGCCCTTCAGCTCCCCCCCGCACATCCCGCTGGGCACCTCTTCGCAGGCCGcgctcttccctgctcccagcgcGCAGGCAGCAGCCCCCAAGCCAGTGTCCGAGTCCCCTCCAGCCAGCGCAgcctcacacagcccagggccaTGCAAGAGCCCTCACTTGCCCCCTGCCAACGTGCCGCTGCTGAAGATGCCGCCGCCGCTGTCGGGCTGTGCTCATCCCTGCAATGGGCACTGCAGCACTTCACtcatccctcctcctgcctcccaccagCTGCCCAGCACGAACAG GGATCCCTCTTGCAAAGGGCACAAATTCCCAAATGGTACCAGCTGCCACCCGCCGCAGCCCTGCGAGGCAGACGAGGGACTTGGGGAGGATGAGGACAGCAGCTCAGAGCGCAGTTCCtgcacctcctcctccaccaaCCAGAAAGATGGGAAATTCTGCGACTGTTGCTACTGTGAGTTCTTCGGCCACAACGCG CCCCCGGCCGCTCCCACGAGCCGCAACTACGCTGAGATCCGAGAGAAGTTGCGTTCTCGCCTCACCAAGAGAAAAGAGGAGCTGCCACAGAAACTAGGGCAcaacagcagctcaggggagCCTGCTGTGGACCACCGCAATGTGGATGAGCTGCTGGACTACATCAACAGCACGGAGCCCAAGCCCTTGAACAGTGCCAAGGCGGCCAAGCGGGCACGGCACAAGCAGAAGAAGAAG gagaaggagaaagccCAGCTGGAGGCGGAGGCCCAGAAGCGGGCAGAGCGTGCTCCTGCAGCTAGCCAGGCCAGGGAGCCGGCCGAGGAGAAGCTTCTGGAGTGgccggagctggagctggagcgGGTGAACAGCTTCCTCAGCAGCCGGCTGCAGGAGATCAAGAACACCATCAAGGACTCCATCCGGGCCAGTTTCAGCGTCTATGACCTCAACCTGGATGTCAATGACTTCCCCAAGAAGGCAGCTGTCCTGGAGCAGAAGAACCTGCTCTCCAACCTCAACGGGTCTTCTGACCTGCAGGACATAGACCTGGCCCTGGCCCCGCTCAGCTTGGGCCCTGCCAAGAGCCACACACTGCTGCGGGGTGAACTGGGTCCCCGATGGGGTGAGGGGCCTGGGGAGCCCCCGCCAGCCCCACCGGCCGAGAACGGCGTGGTGAAACGCCTGAGCGCCGTGCCCAGCCTGTCCCGCGTGATCTGGGTGCAGTCCAAGGCTGCGGACTCTGCTGCAGATGGCAAtgggctgagcccagagcccaaGGAGGGACCACAGCCCAAAGGGCCAGAGCCGCCAGAGTCGCTGCCCGCGGGGAGCCGGCAGCGGAAGAACAAGCGGCAGAACGGGCAGACAAAGAAAGGAGAGGGCAGCACAcctgtgcccagcagccagGCCCGGCTGGAGAGCCCTGGTGTGAAGGGGCAGGTGCTGGGAACCAAGCACCCTTCCAAGGCCAGTGCCCCGGAGCCACAGCGGGCAAGCAGCTGTGCCGAGCCCGGGGATAGCGGAAAggggcagccttggggctgcagcagcactgccagggtggAGAAGGAGAGAACCAGTGAGTGGAAAGGCcggaggggagaggggaaagcggagctgccagagctggcacCACAGCAGCCACCTGCCCTGGCCACCCACCTTGCCCTGGGGGGCTCCCCCCAGCCCAAGGGCAAGAACAGGAAGAGCCGAAACAAGGTGGAGAAATCCAATACCTCTATCG atGATGTGTTCCTGCCCAAGGACCTCGACGGGGCAGAGATGGATGAGACTGACAGAGAAGTGGAGTATTTCAAAAG GTTCTGCCTGGACTCGGCCAAGCAGACGCGGCAGAAGGTGGCCGTGAACTGGACCAACTTCACCCTGAAGAAAACCACTTCCAGTGCAGCCCAGTGA